Proteins encoded together in one Thermotoga sp. window:
- a CDS encoding folylpolyglutamate synthase/dihydrofolate synthase family protein has translation MRYLDMLRYLYHKRPMGKIKPGLERISLLLSLLGNPHLKYQTVHVGGTNGKGSVTNMISNVLIAQGYKVGSYYSPHLSTFRERIRLNEEYISEEEVENIYQQMKSILKRLDGDEVFSPSFFEVVTAMAFLYFAEKEVDVAVVEVGLGGRLDATNVVSPLCSVIVTVDRDHEKILGTTIEQIAWEKSGIIKNGVPVVTGEEKREALKVIEEVARKKRAKVYILGRDFNVEVESLKLFENKFNYRGSRTLKNLVLAMNGHHQMMNAGVALKALETTGLSVDEMAIREGLKKARNPGRFEVIEKNGKRFVLDGAHNPHGAKILVKSLKLYFKEPLNLIIGILDDKDRGGILKEYRGVFERIVLTRVPSLRMKDFEGFVRLAKKILGSIEVIEDPLEALEIADEKSVTVVSGSLFLVGYVREYLETGKIGEEWYL, from the coding sequence ATGAGATATCTGGACATGCTGAGATATCTTTATCACAAACGCCCTATGGGTAAGATAAAGCCGGGCCTCGAAAGAATTTCCCTTCTTCTCTCCCTGCTGGGGAACCCTCACTTGAAGTACCAGACCGTTCACGTTGGAGGAACAAACGGCAAAGGCTCTGTTACGAACATGATCAGCAATGTCCTCATAGCCCAGGGGTACAAGGTGGGATCGTACTACTCACCCCATCTCAGCACCTTCAGAGAAAGGATCAGATTGAACGAAGAGTACATCTCCGAAGAAGAAGTGGAGAACATCTACCAGCAAATGAAATCCATCTTGAAACGCTTGGACGGGGACGAAGTGTTTTCTCCCAGCTTCTTTGAAGTGGTCACGGCGATGGCTTTTCTTTACTTTGCAGAGAAAGAAGTCGATGTGGCTGTTGTAGAGGTGGGACTCGGAGGGCGTCTGGATGCCACAAACGTCGTTTCTCCTCTCTGTTCGGTCATCGTTACAGTGGACCGAGATCACGAAAAAATACTGGGAACCACCATCGAGCAAATCGCCTGGGAAAAATCTGGAATAATAAAAAACGGTGTTCCTGTTGTCACTGGCGAGGAAAAAAGAGAAGCACTGAAGGTGATAGAAGAGGTTGCAAGAAAGAAGAGGGCAAAAGTGTACATCCTTGGCAGAGATTTCAACGTGGAGGTTGAATCACTGAAATTGTTCGAAAACAAGTTCAACTACAGGGGAAGCAGAACACTGAAGAATCTCGTCTTGGCAATGAACGGACACCACCAGATGATGAATGCAGGAGTTGCTCTGAAAGCATTGGAAACGACCGGTCTTTCGGTGGATGAGATGGCGATCCGAGAAGGTTTAAAGAAAGCGAGAAACCCTGGAAGATTCGAGGTGATCGAAAAAAACGGAAAGAGGTTCGTTCTGGATGGAGCACACAACCCTCATGGAGCGAAGATTCTCGTGAAATCTTTGAAGTTGTACTTTAAAGAACCCCTGAATCTGATCATCGGTATACTGGACGACAAAGATCGAGGGGGCATTCTGAAAGAATACAGGGGCGTTTTCGAGAGAATCGTTCTCACGCGAGTTCCCTCCCTCAGAATGAAAGATTTTGAGGGATTCGTCAGGCTTGCAAAGAAGATACTTGGAAGCATTGAAGTCATTGAAGATCCTCTCGAAGCGCTGGAAATTGCTGATGAAAAATCTGTGACCGTCGTCAGTGGCTCGCTCTTCTTAGTGGGATACGTCAGAGAGTACCTTGAAACGGGAAAGATCGGCGAGGAGTGGTACTTGTGA